The genomic window GTAATACCAACAAGTGCTATTAAGTTCAGCGAAAATTTATCTAAAAAGATTAATGCAACTTTAATAAGGCTTGATGAAAAAAGAGATATTGCTCGATTAGTTGTTAATGGATGGACTCTTGATTTCGCTAGTCAGGCAGGTGGGAATCTTAAAGATGATTTATTTAGGCGTGATTTCAGGATTAATGCAATTGCTTTAAGGCTTAAAGAAAAACCAGAGATTTTTGACCCAACTGGAGGAATTGATGATTTGAAAACTCATAGGATTGTTGCAATAAGTGAGAAGAATTTAATTGATGACCCATTAAGAATTCTCAGAGGTTTTCGATTAATGTGTGAATTAAATTTCGTCTTAGATAGAAAAACAAAAAAATTTCTAAAAAATAATGTAGATAAATTAAGTAATGTTGCACCTGAAAGGATAAAAATGGAGATTTTAAAAATAGTTAATTCAGAATGGAATCCTTCAGTTTGGACAACTTATTTAGAACTAAAATTATTGAAAAATTGGTATGAAGATCAGGTTCCTCCAATTGAGCTAAAAAGCAAGTTTTTTGTATCTCAAGAGCTCAAAAATGGCAGTCCTTTAGCAAAATTAATTTGTTTACTTAGTGATGAGGGGTTATCAAGTTTGACATTTAGTAAGAATCAAATCAAAAGATGCAAGAATCTAAGGTTTTGGGTTAATAAAATTAACAACTTTGGTTTAGATAAACTTTCAGAAGATGAAAGGTTTCAACTTCACATTGATTTGGAAGAGGATTTACCATCTCTGATGCTTTTTTTGGAAGACAAATATATAAATCCTTGGCTGAAACGCTGGAAAGACCTCTCTGACCCTCTCTTTCACCCCTCTTCACCTTTGAATGGTTCATTGCTTCAGGAAGCCTTGAAGATACCTCCTGGCCCCTTTTTGGGAGAACTAATGAGACATCTTGCCAAGGGAAAAGCTTATGGACGATTCTTTACAAAAGAAGAGGCTTTAGAGGTCGCTCGTAAATGGACCCTAGAGAATTCACCCTTTTTGTGATTAACTACACACAAATCAAATTAATCTCGGCCGTATGCCGGCGTCTTCTTATCCCCTTTTTCTTACATGAGTGTCCGCCTCTAC from Prochlorococcus marinus XMU1408 includes these protein-coding regions:
- a CDS encoding CCA tRNA nucleotidyltransferase, with amino-acid sequence MIIKDTLLSIDLFGDLNLKDWPISLADLPPGSALVGGSVRDGLLNKLGRKPDLDFVIPTSAIKFSENLSKKINATLIRLDEKRDIARLVVNGWTLDFASQAGGNLKDDLFRRDFRINAIALRLKEKPEIFDPTGGIDDLKTHRIVAISEKNLIDDPLRILRGFRLMCELNFVLDRKTKKFLKNNVDKLSNVAPERIKMEILKIVNSEWNPSVWTTYLELKLLKNWYEDQVPPIELKSKFFVSQELKNGSPLAKLICLLSDEGLSSLTFSKNQIKRCKNLRFWVNKINNFGLDKLSEDERFQLHIDLEEDLPSLMLFLEDKYINPWLKRWKDLSDPLFHPSSPLNGSLLQEALKIPPGPFLGELMRHLAKGKAYGRFFTKEEALEVARKWTLENSPFL